A region from the Brevibacterium paucivorans genome encodes:
- the pgsA gene encoding phosphatidylinositol phosphate synthase, with the protein MLNAIARAAFTKLFTPLAKLLIKLGLGPDAVTVVGTLGVCLGALVLYPMGQLFWGTVVITFFVFGDMLDGIMARLLERNSTWGAFLDSTMDRLADSAVFVGLALWYFLGANDPLTALLALACLVTGSIVSYVRARGEGLGVQASGGIAERADRLLVTLVVTGLVGLGLPDSVLTIALAILVVLCCITIAQRMSNVYVQLRSKETD; encoded by the coding sequence GTGCTCAACGCAATTGCTCGCGCGGCGTTTACAAAATTGTTCACGCCGCTCGCAAAACTCCTCATCAAGCTCGGACTTGGCCCCGATGCTGTCACCGTGGTGGGGACGTTAGGCGTATGCCTTGGCGCTTTGGTGCTCTACCCTATGGGGCAGTTGTTTTGGGGAACCGTCGTCATTACGTTCTTCGTCTTTGGTGACATGCTTGACGGGATTATGGCGCGCCTTTTGGAACGTAATTCCACGTGGGGAGCGTTCCTGGATTCGACGATGGATCGTCTGGCAGACTCCGCCGTATTCGTGGGTCTGGCGCTGTGGTATTTTCTTGGTGCCAACGATCCTCTGACGGCCCTTTTGGCTCTCGCTTGTTTGGTGACGGGATCGATCGTGTCATACGTCCGTGCCCGAGGTGAGGGGTTGGGTGTGCAGGCATCCGGGGGGATCGCTGAACGCGCCGACAGGCTACTGGTGACGCTGGTCGTGACGGGTTTGGTGGGGCTAGGACTTCCCGATAGTGTGCTTACTATAGCTCTCGCGATACTCGTTGTGTTGTGCTGTATCACCATCGCGCAACGTATGAGTAATGTGTATGTGCAACTTCGTTCCAAGGAGACCGATTGA
- a CDS encoding NUDIX hydrolase produces MKVRYAARVVLMNTQGSVFMLKAKDLGDSSKTWWMTCGGGEEMGELPAQTAARELAEETGIECEPTELVGPLAHRHAVMEFTSHTLHQDEVFFGLVDDSDVDLEEALWTDVEKASIVGAKWWTREELETTSETFYPRQLVDLMDLVSSGQVPESPLVLD; encoded by the coding sequence TTGAAAGTCCGCTATGCAGCACGTGTTGTGCTCATGAATACCCAGGGTTCGGTGTTCATGTTGAAAGCAAAAGACCTCGGTGACTCCAGTAAAACGTGGTGGATGACATGTGGGGGTGGCGAAGAAATGGGGGAACTCCCCGCACAGACCGCAGCGCGTGAACTCGCTGAGGAAACGGGGATCGAATGTGAGCCCACCGAACTCGTGGGTCCACTCGCTCACCGGCATGCGGTCATGGAGTTCACGAGCCACACGCTCCACCAGGACGAAGTGTTCTTTGGTCTCGTGGATGACTCAGATGTGGACTTGGAAGAGGCACTGTGGACTGACGTTGAGAAAGCCTCGATCGTGGGTGCCAAATGGTGGACCCGCGAAGAGCTGGAAACCACCTCGGAGACCTTTTACCCCCGCCAGCTGGTTGACCTGATGGACTTGGTGAGTTCCGGGCAGGTGCCCGAATCCCCGCTCGTGCTCGACTAA
- a CDS encoding HIT family protein, with amino-acid sequence MIPEPEAAAGFPGEPDGLQRLWTPHRMVYVGGENKPKDGSENECPFCVAPTKSDEDGLIIARGKTVFAVLNLYPYNPGHLLICPYRHVPDYTDLTQEETLEFAQFSQEAMRMIRRVSKPHGFNLGMNQGAVAGAGIAAHLHQHVVPRWGGDANFFPIIAQTKALPLVHGQVREMYSESWNTPDA; translated from the coding sequence ATGATTCCTGAACCGGAGGCAGCTGCCGGGTTTCCCGGCGAACCGGACGGTCTGCAGCGGCTGTGGACTCCCCACCGCATGGTGTATGTGGGTGGCGAGAACAAACCCAAGGACGGTAGCGAGAATGAGTGCCCGTTCTGTGTGGCACCCACCAAGTCCGACGAAGACGGCCTGATCATTGCCCGCGGTAAAACCGTGTTCGCAGTGCTCAACTTGTACCCGTACAACCCGGGTCACTTGCTCATCTGCCCGTACCGCCACGTGCCGGACTACACGGACCTGACCCAGGAAGAGACGCTAGAGTTCGCACAGTTTTCGCAAGAGGCCATGCGGATGATCCGCCGGGTCTCTAAGCCTCACGGTTTCAACTTGGGTATGAATCAGGGTGCGGTCGCGGGTGCTGGTATTGCCGCGCACCTGCACCAGCACGTGGTTCCTAGGTGGGGTGGGGACGCGAATTTCTTCCCCATCATTGCGCAAACCAAAGCGTTGCCACTCGTTCACGGCCAGGTTCGTGAAATGTATTCTGAATCCTGGAATACGCCCGATGCGTAA